A genomic region of Ensifer adhaerens contains the following coding sequences:
- the zwf gene encoding glucose-6-phosphate dehydrogenase: protein MSSQIIPVEPFDYVVFGGTGDLAERKLLPALYHRQLEGQITEPTRIIGASRAALSHEDYRKFAVDALKEHLKADEYKEEEVAKFAARLFYVSVDAKSDQGWDALKKILEEGKERIRAFYLAVGPAIFGDISERIRDHKLITKNTRIVVEKPIGRDLASATELNDTIGKVFREEQIFRIDHYLGKETVQNLMALRFANALYEPLWNSAHIDHVQITVSEAVGLENRAGYYDKAGALRDMVQNHILQLVCFVAMEAPTSMDAEAVRDEKLKVLRALKPITSSNVEQVTVRGQYRAGASAGGPVKGYLEELEGGVSNTETFVAIKAEVSNWRWAGVPFYIRTGKRLAGRMSEIVITFKQIPHSIFDNNAGRISANQLVIRLQPNEGVKQSLMIKDPGPGGMRLRNVSLDMSFAEAFAVRNADAYERLLFDVVRNNQTLFVRRDEVEAAWKWVDPILKAWEETGQQVQGYTAGTWGPSQSIALIERDGRTWNDAI from the coding sequence ATGAGCAGCCAGATCATTCCCGTCGAACCATTTGACTATGTGGTGTTCGGGGGCACCGGCGATCTTGCGGAGCGCAAGCTGTTGCCGGCGCTTTATCACCGCCAGTTGGAAGGCCAGATCACAGAGCCGACCCGCATCATCGGCGCGTCGCGCGCGGCACTCAGCCATGAGGACTATCGCAAGTTTGCCGTCGATGCACTGAAGGAGCATCTGAAGGCTGACGAATACAAGGAAGAGGAAGTCGCGAAGTTCGCCGCACGCCTGTTCTACGTATCGGTCGACGCCAAGTCGGATCAGGGCTGGGACGCGCTGAAGAAGATCCTCGAAGAGGGCAAGGAGCGCATCCGCGCCTTTTACCTAGCCGTCGGCCCGGCAATCTTCGGCGACATTTCCGAACGCATCCGCGATCACAAGCTGATCACCAAGAACACCCGCATCGTCGTCGAGAAACCGATCGGCCGCGACCTCGCCTCGGCGACCGAGCTCAACGACACGATCGGCAAGGTGTTCCGCGAAGAGCAGATCTTCCGCATCGACCACTATCTCGGCAAGGAGACGGTGCAGAACCTGATGGCGCTGCGCTTTGCGAATGCGCTTTACGAACCGCTGTGGAATTCCGCCCATATCGACCACGTGCAGATCACCGTGTCGGAAGCCGTCGGCCTCGAAAACCGTGCCGGCTACTATGACAAGGCCGGTGCGCTGCGCGACATGGTGCAGAACCACATCCTGCAGCTCGTCTGCTTCGTCGCCATGGAAGCGCCGACCTCGATGGACGCAGAAGCGGTTCGCGACGAAAAGCTGAAGGTGCTGAGGGCACTGAAGCCGATCACGTCGTCCAACGTCGAACAGGTGACGGTGCGCGGCCAGTACCGCGCCGGCGCCTCTGCCGGCGGCCCGGTCAAGGGCTACCTGGAAGAGCTCGAAGGCGGCGTCTCCAACACCGAGACCTTCGTGGCGATCAAGGCGGAAGTCAGCAACTGGCGCTGGGCCGGCGTGCCCTTCTACATCCGCACCGGCAAGCGCCTTGCCGGCCGCATGTCTGAAATCGTCATCACCTTCAAGCAGATCCCGCATTCGATCTTCGACAACAATGCCGGCCGCATCTCCGCCAACCAGCTGGTCATCCGCCTGCAGCCGAACGAAGGCGTGAAGCAGTCGCTGATGATCAAGGACCCTGGCCCGGGCGGCATGCGCTTGCGCAACGTCTCGCTCGACATGAGTTTTGCCGAGGCTTTTGCCGTGCGCAACGCCGACGCCTATGAGCGCCTGCTCTTCGACGTCGTCCGCAACAACCAGACCCTGTTCGTGCGCCGTGACGAAGTCGAGGCGGCATGGAAGTGGGTCGATCCGATCCTGAAGGCCTGGGAGGAAACCGGGCAGCAGGTCCAGGGCTACACCGCCGGCACCTGGGGCCCGAGCCAGTCGATCGCGCTGATCGAGCGCGACGGCCGCACTTGGAACGATGCGATATAG